A genomic stretch from Komagataeibacter xylinus includes:
- the tsaB gene encoding tRNA (adenosine(37)-N6)-threonylcarbamoyltransferase complex dimerization subunit type 1 TsaB has product MRILVMDGAATGAQAQALIACLAADAAGVPAVLATRIATGRGAAEQFPLLATELFAHCGWGHAMPELVGVVVGPGSFTGLRASLAFAHGLAAGAGCTVVGVTGGEVMAPTLRAAAAPSGATALHCTMARRGRVFIETLGTQSALGQVRACMLDALDLPQGPLLLAGNGAQAVAEAAGGRGGMHLLPDAPPDPQAIAAAALLRLRGDLPPRASQPLYVDAPEAKLPAAGLRPAPVTP; this is encoded by the coding sequence ATGCGCATTCTGGTCATGGATGGGGCTGCGACCGGGGCGCAGGCACAGGCCCTGATTGCCTGCCTGGCGGCTGATGCGGCGGGCGTGCCTGCTGTGCTCGCCACCCGTATCGCCACCGGGCGCGGCGCTGCCGAGCAGTTCCCGCTGCTGGCGACCGAACTGTTTGCACATTGTGGCTGGGGCCATGCCATGCCTGAACTGGTGGGCGTGGTGGTGGGACCGGGATCGTTTACGGGGTTGCGGGCCTCGCTGGCCTTTGCGCACGGGCTGGCGGCGGGTGCGGGCTGCACGGTTGTGGGTGTGACCGGGGGCGAGGTCATGGCCCCGACCCTGCGCGCGGCAGCGGCACCATCAGGCGCCACGGCCCTGCATTGCACCATGGCCCGCCGGGGCCGCGTATTTATTGAAACACTGGGCACGCAGTCAGCACTGGGGCAGGTTCGTGCCTGCATGCTTGATGCGCTTGACCTGCCGCAGGGCCCCCTGCTGCTGGCAGGCAACGGTGCGCAGGCGGTAGCGGAGGCCGCTGGCGGGCGCGGCGGCATGCACCTGCTGCCTGATGCGCCACCCGACCCCCAGGCCATTGCCGCCGCCGCCCTGCTGCGCCTGCGGGGCGATCTCCCGCCCCGCGCGTCCCAGCCGCTTTATGTCGACGCGCCGGAAGCCAAGCTGCCCGCCGCAGGCCTGAGGCCAGCCCCCGTTACACCATGA
- a CDS encoding malonic semialdehyde reductase, which yields MALDDAGLDLLFRNARTPVAWNDRPVGTDTLRQLHDLVRLGPTSGNCCPARFVFLTTEGARERLRPALSAGNVQRMMTAPVTVIVAHDPLFFDRMDTLNPQAHVRQWFAADVGLAEETAQRNGTLQGGYMIMAARALGLSALPLSGFDAAMVEDAFLADQGWQANFLLCLGYSDGPPPTPRAPRLSFDDACVIV from the coding sequence ATGGCGCTTGATGACGCTGGGCTTGATCTTCTGTTCCGTAACGCACGCACGCCGGTGGCGTGGAATGACCGCCCCGTCGGCACCGATACGCTGCGCCAGCTCCATGATCTGGTGCGCCTCGGGCCGACATCGGGCAACTGCTGCCCTGCCCGTTTCGTGTTCCTGACCACGGAGGGTGCGCGCGAGCGCCTGCGCCCGGCCCTCTCGGCAGGGAACGTGCAGCGCATGATGACCGCCCCGGTCACGGTCATCGTGGCGCATGACCCGCTGTTCTTTGATCGCATGGACACGCTGAACCCGCAGGCCCATGTGCGCCAGTGGTTCGCCGCCGATGTGGGCCTGGCCGAGGAAACCGCCCAGCGCAACGGCACGCTGCAAGGCGGCTACATGATCATGGCCGCCCGCGCGCTCGGCCTGTCGGCGCTGCCGCTTTCGGGCTTCGATGCCGCTATGGTGGAAGACGCCTTTCTGGCCGATCAGGGCTGGCAGGCCAATTTCCTGCTCTGCCTTGGCTACAGCGACGGACCGCCGCCCACGCCGCGCGCGCCGCGCCTGAGTTTTGATGATGCCTGCGTGATTGTCTGA
- a CDS encoding NifU family protein: MFIETEDTPNPATLKFLPGREIMASGATADFISPDSVAGRSRLAELLFDLDGVARVFFGNDFVAVTRADATEWEALRPQVLAVLADYLATEQPVVESDAQVIEDLIAPGDEEIVQQIKELLDTRVRPAVAGDGGDIVFRGYRDGVVRLTMQGACSGCPSSRATLKHGVENMLRHYVPEVVSVEQVEA, from the coding sequence ATGTTCATCGAAACGGAAGACACACCCAATCCCGCCACCCTGAAGTTCCTGCCGGGGCGCGAGATCATGGCCAGCGGGGCGACGGCTGACTTCATCAGCCCGGATTCCGTGGCGGGCCGCTCGCGTCTGGCCGAACTGCTGTTCGACCTTGATGGCGTGGCCCGCGTCTTCTTCGGCAATGATTTCGTGGCCGTTACCCGTGCCGATGCCACCGAGTGGGAAGCCCTGCGCCCGCAGGTACTCGCGGTGCTGGCCGACTACCTCGCCACCGAACAGCCCGTGGTGGAAAGTGATGCCCAGGTGATCGAAGACCTGATCGCACCGGGGGATGAGGAAATCGTGCAGCAGATCAAGGAACTGCTCGATACCCGCGTGCGCCCCGCCGTGGCAGGCGATGGTGGTGACATCGTGTTCCGTGGCTACCGTGATGGCGTGGTGCGCCTGACCATGCAGGGCGCATGCTCGGGCTGCCCGTCCTCACGCGCCACCCTCAAGCACGGGGTCGAGAACATGCTGCGCCATTATGTGCCGGAAGTGGTATCGGTGGAGCAGGTAGAGGCCTGA
- a CDS encoding ATP-binding protein — translation MFVLLVAVALVFVGSSVFYEEAETYTIDDAQLEQVGERLVIDARVLAATPTSQRMVLAAMLSTSDLTVDWRNQGQQGTLKVEPPSLRKLHDRLAGTLPVLQGDALNLSGTIMGTADVRGTLRLPDGSYMGFLAPDILEPHHMRRGLVSAAILAGAVIGATGMLVRALSMPLRALADVADTVGSGQWVPLADKGPREVRYLARAINAMQERINRLIADRTEALAAVSHDLRTPLARLRLRAGFLEDTNAQKEIEADVTEMEAMITGVLAYLSGEKDPEPARSVNVASILATRVDDEADQGRDVTYDGPDQAQAMVRPLALKRVVGNLIDNAVNYGGNAHVSLTLMEDALCIRVEDNGPGLPEAELDRVTTPFYRVEGSRSRSTGGLGLGLAIVSREVARGGGRFRLFNRLEGGLCAEIVLPRMP, via the coding sequence ATGTTCGTGCTGCTCGTGGCGGTGGCGCTCGTGTTCGTGGGCAGTTCCGTTTTCTATGAGGAAGCCGAGACCTACACCATAGACGACGCCCAGCTTGAACAGGTGGGCGAGCGGCTGGTGATTGATGCGCGCGTGCTGGCGGCCACCCCCACCTCGCAGCGCATGGTGCTCGCCGCCATGCTCTCCACCAGTGACCTTACGGTGGACTGGCGCAACCAGGGCCAGCAGGGTACGCTCAAGGTCGAGCCGCCCTCGCTGCGCAAGCTGCATGACCGGCTGGCGGGTACGCTGCCGGTGTTGCAGGGTGATGCGCTCAACCTGTCGGGCACCATCATGGGCACGGCGGATGTGCGCGGTACGCTGCGCCTGCCCGATGGCAGCTACATGGGCTTTCTGGCTCCTGATATTCTTGAGCCGCACCATATGCGCCGGGGCCTCGTCTCGGCGGCCATCCTTGCAGGGGCGGTCATCGGGGCGACCGGCATGCTGGTGCGCGCGCTCAGCATGCCGCTGCGCGCGCTGGCCGATGTGGCTGATACGGTAGGTTCAGGCCAGTGGGTGCCACTGGCCGACAAGGGCCCGCGTGAGGTGCGCTACCTTGCCCGCGCCATCAACGCCATGCAGGAGCGCATCAACCGCCTGATCGCCGACCGCACCGAGGCGCTGGCTGCCGTATCGCACGACCTGCGCACCCCCCTTGCCCGCCTGCGCCTGCGCGCGGGTTTTCTGGAGGATACGAATGCGCAGAAGGAGATCGAGGCCGACGTGACCGAGATGGAGGCCATGATCACCGGTGTGCTGGCCTACCTTTCGGGCGAGAAGGACCCCGAGCCCGCGCGGTCGGTCAATGTAGCTTCCATTCTGGCCACGCGCGTGGATGACGAGGCCGATCAGGGCCGCGACGTGACCTATGATGGCCCCGACCAGGCACAGGCCATGGTGCGGCCGCTGGCGCTGAAGCGCGTGGTGGGCAACCTGATTGACAATGCCGTGAACTATGGCGGCAACGCCCATGTCAGCCTGACGCTGATGGAAGATGCGCTGTGCATTCGCGTGGAGGATAATGGTCCCGGCCTGCCCGAGGCCGAGCTCGACCGGGTTACCACACCGTTCTACCGCGTGGAGGGCTCGCGCTCGCGCAGCACGGGCGGGCTGGGGCTGGGGCTGGCCATTGTCAGCCGCGAGGTGGCGCGTGGCGGCGGGCGGTTCAGGCTGTTCAACCGGCTGGAGGGCGGATTATGTGCGGAAATTGTCCTGCCGCGCATGCCGTGA
- a CDS encoding response regulator: protein MTQIPVTADLPARILVVEDDPGMRTLIVRALQGDGYRVRGVQDGPEMWDALKAQAADLIILDVMLPGTNGLDLCRSLRAQADPSVPGEAPLTEVPVIIVSARGEELDRVQGLELGADDYVPKPFGQKELLARVRAVLRRRGGGVTTPSAGRQRKETVRFGGWMLDLRRRELTDPSGMAVEISGAEHDLLTSFLDNPQRVIGRDRLLELSRTRLGDVSDRSVDVLVSRLRRKLGPDSDGLIRTVRGMGYIFTAEVERV from the coding sequence ATGACACAGATACCCGTCACTGCCGATCTGCCTGCCCGCATCCTCGTGGTGGAAGATGATCCTGGCATGCGCACCCTGATTGTCCGCGCCCTGCAGGGCGATGGCTACCGTGTGCGCGGCGTGCAGGATGGTCCTGAAATGTGGGATGCGCTCAAGGCGCAGGCCGCCGACCTCATCATCCTTGACGTGATGCTGCCGGGCACCAACGGGCTGGACCTGTGCCGCAGCCTGCGCGCGCAGGCGGACCCCTCGGTGCCGGGCGAAGCCCCGCTGACCGAGGTGCCGGTCATCATCGTCTCCGCCCGTGGCGAGGAACTCGACCGCGTGCAGGGCCTCGAACTCGGTGCGGATGACTACGTGCCCAAGCCCTTTGGCCAGAAGGAACTGCTCGCCCGCGTGCGCGCGGTGCTGCGCAGGCGTGGCGGGGGCGTGACCACGCCAAGTGCCGGGCGGCAGCGCAAGGAAACCGTGCGCTTCGGTGGCTGGATGCTTGACCTGCGGCGGCGCGAACTGACCGACCCCTCGGGCATGGCGGTCGAGATTTCGGGGGCGGAGCATGACCTGCTCACCAGCTTCCTTGACAACCCGCAGCGCGTGATCGGGCGTGACCGGCTGCTGGAACTGTCGCGCACGCGGCTGGGCGATGTATCCGACCGCAGCGTGGATGTGCTGGTCAGCCGCCTGAGGCGCAAGCTGGGGCCGGATTCGGATGGCCTGATCCGCACCGTGCGCGGCATGGGCTACATCTTCACTGCTGAAGTGGAACGGGTCTGA